A segment of the Verrucomicrobiota bacterium genome:
TTCGTATCGCAAATACAACTGCAGGAGGTAGCTCGCTGCCGATTTCGAATGCTCAAACTTCCTATCAGTTACCGACCCCGCGGCAGAGACCACGGGGAATTACAAGTTAAAGAAGAGTCCGGCAAGATCGAGTTAATGGTGGGAAACACCTTCTTACTTGTTGACCAAGTCGATTAACCCGACGCTTGCCAGACCCGAAAATACCAACAGGAAGAATCCACTTACTATGTAGGGATCATCGAAAGCACTAATGCCTTCAGGACTTGAAAAGCCCATTCCGAATAAAGAAAAGGAGGTTACCAGGATGATAGATAATATAATTTTTGTCATTGTATGTATTGGTTTAAATTATGACTTAAAAACACAGGTCATGTTTTCAAAGTCGCAAAAAGGTAGGTATTTTTTTTTTAAACTGCCTTGTTCGAAAATGAATTGATCTGCTGTGCGCAGCTTAGGACAATGATCGACCATGGACTCCACAGAACTGCGAGAGGCTCTATTGAACTTTGCTGGCGTAACCGAAGAAGAACCCTTCGGACCAGACGTCATTGTTTATAAAGTTCTCGGTAAGATGTACGCCCTATGTGCCTACGAAAAGCCGCTCACTGTTAACCTCAAATGCGAACCCGACTATGCACTCGAGTTACGCAACCAATTCGAAGCGGTCAATCCAGGTTTTCACATGAATAAAAAACACTGGAACACCGTCACTATAGATGGGAGTATTTCCAATGAAACCGTCATGGAATTGATCCAACATTCATACAAGCAAGTCGTAAAGGGGATGTCCAAAAAATATCAGGCGAAAGTAAAAGAGATGTCCAAGAAAACGGACAAATCCAATCAGAGTTGGCGTGATGAGTTTTTGCGTGATATCTCGGAATAATTCATTGACTATTCGAAGCTGAAAGAATCTCCCTATTCACTCTCCATTTCTATCTAAACTCCGCAAAACATGATCGAAACCCGAAAGACGCAGGACGGTAAGCTTTCAATTATCGCCCGCATCGGCGTTAAGTACATTCCATTTGAATTGAACGACATTGGTCAGGAATGGGTGAGACAACAACCTAACGAAGATGCCATTTCTCCCGTTGACCTGGTTGGCATGGTATTGGGTGGACAAGCACAGGCGGCCAGTACTTCGTCCCATGCACGTTTTCTCAAGCGGATAGATGAAGAAGATCAAATGCCGCTCGATTTGGATTTCACCCAATCATTTCTGAGCTGCGAGAATACCGGTCAGAAAAACAATCTGCTTTTGTGTGTGATAAATCATGGGAAGGAGCTCGACTTGAAACTCCTTTCCGAAACGGCTGCTTCTCTTTTCCCTGTTGAAAAAAGTATACCCATAGAGGAACTTTCACTTCAGCAGTTAAAACAGATCTTAGATGAAGGGAACTTCAGTCAATCCCACCCCACGGTTAAACGACTTAAACACTGGTTCGCCGGAAGAATGGATCTTTGGGGCCTAGCCTATGGTTAAGAAAGCAGGAGCAATTTAACCTGTCATTTCCCTTTCCTACTCCTCTTCCTCAACTATCCAGTCCTCTAACCATTTCTCCAATTCACGGCGGTCTTTTTTGGTTGGGCGACCCGCTCCTCTATCACGTTCGATAATAGACTGGGCCAGAGTACGGTTCTTGAGTTTTTCGTATTCAGATTCTGGAGTTAGATCCGTATAATGTTTGATTGCCAAAGGAGCACCCACTCGCTTGGAAAGCAAAGCGTCTACTTTTAAAGTGCGTTTTAGATGAGGGTATTCGACCGTCACTTCATCTCCAACCCGAACGGGAGATGCCGGCTTAATGACTTGGCTATTTATTCTGACATGGGATGCCTTACACGCCGTCGTTGACTTTGACCGGGTCCTAAACGCACGGATACACCAAAGCCATTTATCAATACGGATGGATTCATGGATAGAAGTGTTAGTCATCACGATTAATACTAAAGAATTAAACTACCGATATCCGGGCTGATTTTATCGATTCCATTCTTTTTAAAAGTCTCTTCCACAAAAGGCTCACCAATCAAACCTTCAAAATCAATCGGAGCGAGTTCGGCAACAGCTTCTGTCACACAACTTCGAATGATTCCTTTATTTATTTTGAGAACAAGATTCCCGCCTGAAATCGGTAAACGAAATTCAAAGGGTGGCGTCCTGGCGATATTCCATTCCCAGCTACTGAATTGCTCTTTCACCGACTCCTGGACGTGTTTCTCAGCTTCATCCGGTATTCCAGAAACCGCAGAACGCCCAAAAGTGCTAAGGAAGAAATCAACCAACTTTGCTTGAAATGCTTCATCCGTATCTGCTCCATCCAAATGTTTCGAAATGGTTGTAACCGGGCTCCGATGAGAGGCTATCCCTCGTCCTTCAACTAATCCAGGAACGGGATCTATTGAAGATTCCAGAGCATCCAAATCGCTGGAGTAAAGTAAGGTTGCATGCTGAAGAAAGCGATGCTGCTTCAACGCCTGAGCTGATCCGGAAATTTTCTGTCCAACCAATTCCAAACCATTTCTACCATCTCGTTCCGCCACCAAACCCAAAGATTTCAGAAATTCAATCACGGGCTCCGTCCAGCGCTCATAAAGATTATCAGCTATACCCATTCTCTTGCCAAAGAACGCCGTGTTGATGTTCCCCAGATCATGATAAACCGTCCCACCTCCACTAATCCGTCGAAGCACCCGTAATGACTCACTTTTACAAAACCCGACATTCACCTCACGGTAGGGGTTCTGATTCTTCCCAATTACCACACAAGGCGCATTCCGATAAACCAGGCACCCTTCCCCCTCATACTTATTGAGAAAAAATGATTCCAATCCCATATTGACCATCGGCTCAGTCACCGAACTAACGAAAACTTCCATTCCTCCCAATTCGAGGCGACCCCCTCTCCAATATCAAGGCCCAATTCTTGGGGTGGCTTCCGACTGTAGGTGGTTTCGCCACTAGGTTTCGCGTTACAACGATCTCGGACCCTACATCTGAATTTTATAACTAAGGTAGGGCTGTTTTGCCAAAACCGCCGATTCCAAAACGGCTAGCTTCTGCTACGCTCATCCGAGCTTCGCCGGACAAGTCGGCGACGAACCCAGAGAAGTTATAAACGAAGCTGGGTTGAAAGGTTGGGAAATTGATAGAATTTTATTCCATAAATCACTCTTCATGGTTGCGATCCCGGCAAAGGGAGATAGCATTTATAGTGGTCTTGAAGAGTGGCCCTTAATTGGGCTGGGAGAGGCTTGAATGATTGCTGATTGGAGAGTCGCAACCAACATATTAAGTCCCCCAGTAATCTTAGGAGAGATTGCTGGGGGCATTTCTTTGCGAAGGTCTTGAACCCGCATAGAAATAACCAGGCTGCATAAAAGATTGAGGAAGAATCTGCTAGAACTTGTATGTGTCGGGACGTCCTCCCTCGGTACCCTGTGGTTGTTGTTCGCTTCGCTGTCGCCGCTTCGCGACTCGGTACTGCCACAGGGTTATAATTGCACTTTTGATCTTCACGAGCTTTGCGAGTACCGAGGATTTATCCGACAGCGAAGCGAACAACAGGCCTGACATCGCCTAGCGGTCCTGGCCGAAGGATAGGACAGGAAGCCTGTTGATACCCCTTGGTCTTGCCACGGGGTAAGGCTTGGTCGATGTCGCCCTGTGGACTTCGGTACTGAGCGTGGCGATTTCATTTTCATCTCCGCGTGACACTATTCTGCGCGAAACGGAGCATGTAAGGATAGAAACATCTAATCGCATCCTTATCATGAAATATCATCCTATAGTTAGAATCTTTGTCGTCATGTTTTTCACCGCCGCTGCGGTCCTAATGGCAACCGGTGAATGGCTGGACCTTTTTCTCTGAAGAAAACCAGTGCCAGGTGGCATTTCTGGCAATCCCAATGGAGAAAACAAAATCTCACTCTCGTTCCCATGTCACGCCGTAACTTTTGTGAAGGCCGGATCGTCCCACGTCCCTCGTCCCACGCCTCTCTCGTCCCTTGCCTCTCGTCCCCTTTGTCACGCCGGATGCCTTGCGGAGGCGGATCGCACCGCCCCAACTTCCCTCTTGATCCCCATCGGTTGCCCCTGTAGCTTGGGCGTGACTCAATCAACAGGCTTTAATCACTCACTTCTCCTGACACTTTCTCCCGCTAAACGCATGAGAATGTAGTCACATTCGTTTTCCAATATTTCCATTCTTCAATAAATGCTCCGCCTCTTCAGCTCCATCCGCAAGACCCTGATCAACGAAGGCAAAACCTCCCGCTATGTGCGGTATGCTGTTGGAGAATTTCTGCTGATCGTAGCGGGGATACTGGTGGCGCTGCAGATCAGCGACTGGCACGAAGCCGGGAAAACATCCGCTAAGGAAATAAAAATCTTAAAGTCTTTAAAGGCGGAGCTGGAAAGTGATCTGATTGCCTTGGACGGCATATCCCTTAGACACGAACGAATCGTGGACTCCGCAAACACCGTCATTCAACATATAGAAGAGGATTCGCCCTACGACGAATCGTTATCCGGACACTTTTTCATATCATCTGGTGGAACTTATCGCATGTATTCCTTCGACTGCCGCCTTGGGGGCAGGGGAGAAATGGGGTCATGGGGCAGGGGAGAAATGGCAGGGGAGAAATGGCAGGGGTATGACCCCCATCTCCCACACAAAGAAGGCCAAAGAAAAAGATACTTGCAGGCCATGGAATCAGGCCGAAAGCCGTCAAGTAGTTCGCCAATATTGTGAGATAACCAAAAATCATTGCTGTGTTTTGACCTTTGGTCTTCTTCGCCTTATTAAGTAAGAAGCTTGTAACAGGATATAGATGAAGAGTCCCGTATATCCCATTTGATATTCGCCAGATCACAACTTCATTGTCCGTGAAATCAATCAACAGGATCGGAACAAAACAACCCAACAAGACCACCAAGGTCGGCGCAACCATGGAGAGGATGCGAAGATACTCACTCTCGCCCAACTTCAACGACGATCGTTCTCCGAATACCAAGACGATGCCGGTAAATCCAACTAAAGTAATAGCGACTTGAGCGATGGTATGAAGTGTCCCGATCTGTTCCAAGGTTTCCATTCAATATTAGAGTTCTTCGTGTCCTTCGTGGTTAACAATCAATCCTCCAACAAGGCATCAAACCGCGGATTCTCACGCCATGTCTCGCCATCTTGTCTCGCCGAAACTTACCTGAAGGCGGGTTAGAGGAGCCATTATCTGGACTGGGTGGAGTATCTTGATCCATGGGGTGAATGAGAAGATGGGTGAAGCCCATTTATTTACATGCAATAAGCTGCTGGGACTCAAGACTGGATTATTGGGAGCTGGGTGATTGCGGAAGTCCTTTTATCCGAAAAAATCTGACCGCTTTGATTAATACCAATACCAACGGCGGTCTAGACAGTCGATCCACACCCCCATCGCTCAATGTGGATAACAATAACCGTACATAAAAAAGCCCCCACTTTTTGGTAGAGACCCCGTTGATTATTAATGGTACGGGTGGCAGGAATCGAACCTGCGACCTACGGTTTAGAAAACCGCAGCTCTATCCTCTGAGCTACACCCGCATAATAGAAATCAGGGGAAAATAGAAAGTCGCATCGGTAGGTCAACTTAGTATTTGAGCAACTGTTTTGAAAACCGCAGTGAGGACTGTCGGCTAAAGCCTCGAATCTATCCTCTGAGCTACACCCGCATCATAAAAG
Coding sequences within it:
- a CDS encoding S4 domain-containing protein, which gives rise to MTNTSIHESIRIDKWLWCIRAFRTRSKSTTACKASHVRINSQVIKPASPVRVGDEVTVEYPHLKRTLKVDALLSKRVGAPLAIKHYTDLTPESEYEKLKNRTLAQSIIERDRGAGRPTKKDRRELEKWLEDWIVEEEE
- a CDS encoding lipoate--protein ligase, with protein sequence MEVFVSSVTEPMVNMGLESFFLNKYEGEGCLVYRNAPCVVIGKNQNPYREVNVGFCKSESLRVLRRISGGGTVYHDLGNINTAFFGKRMGIADNLYERWTEPVIEFLKSLGLVAERDGRNGLELVGQKISGSAQALKQHRFLQHATLLYSSDLDALESSIDPVPGLVEGRGIASHRSPVTTISKHLDGADTDEAFQAKLVDFFLSTFGRSAVSGIPDEAEKHVQESVKEQFSSWEWNIARTPPFEFRLPISGGNLVLKINKGIIRSCVTEAVAELAPIDFEGLIGEPFVEETFKKNGIDKISPDIGSLIL
- a CDS encoding MmcQ/YjbR family DNA-binding protein; its protein translation is MDSTELREALLNFAGVTEEEPFGPDVIVYKVLGKMYALCAYEKPLTVNLKCEPDYALELRNQFEAVNPGFHMNKKHWNTVTIDGSISNETVMELIQHSYKQVVKGMSKKYQAKVKEMSKKTDKSNQSWRDEFLRDISE
- a CDS encoding DUF6090 family protein, with the protein product MLRLFSSIRKTLINEGKTSRYVRYAVGEFLLIVAGILVALQISDWHEAGKTSAKEIKILKSLKAELESDLIALDGISLRHERIVDSANTVIQHIEEDSPYDESLSGHFFISSGGTYRMYSFDCRLGGRGEMGSWGRGEMAGEKWQGYDPHLPHKEGQRKRYLQAMESGRKPSSSSPIL